The following DNA comes from Legionella sp. PATHC032.
AGAGGGCAGAAGTTATTGAACCACTTCCATTAGGCAGTTGCGACACCACCCTGGTAAGCCAATACCAGGTATCATATTGTGCCAGTTGATTTGGATTGCACACCGATGCATTGCATAATACTGAAGGAGCAGTCACCGACGTAGGGTATCCATTACTACCAATATTACTGACATTATAACTCCCATTCGATGCTGCTTCTGAATTCGCTCGAATTCTGTCAAAAATATCATAGACCGCCTGTACGGCTTGGAGTTTTGCATAACTGGAATTATTCGCTTTATTACTGACTATCAACATGCTGGCAATCCCTAACATGCCAACGGCTAATATGACTACGGATATCAATACTTCCAGCAAGGTCATCCCTTTATATTTTGCGAATGTACCCATTCGGTTCATCATATTCTATCTCCGCTAAGGGCAGTTTAGAGCCCCATTATTCCAGACAGCCTGGCCTGGTACAGATCCTGATTGAACAAATCCAGTGGCCAAAACCATTGCCGAGCGGGCAAACGCATTTCCTCGGTTATCACACATAGTGAAGTTACTTTGAGTTGTTGATAACCCATGTGGGTCAAAAACAACACTGGCTACGTTCGAAGTGATAACAGGATCATTCACTGAGGTTTGATGCGTTTTTAAAAGAGTAGGTGCTCCTGCTACTGGTTGGGTTACTACTATCCATCCTGAGCTCCAGTTGGCTCCACAGGCAGTTGAACCTGGTGAACCTAACGGACATACTGCCACATTGACTGCCCGATCAAGTGCCACTCCACGCGCGTAATTTAATGAGCTTAC
Coding sequences within:
- the pilV gene encoding type IV pilus modification protein PilV, which translates into the protein MMNRMGTFAKYKGMTLLEVLISVVILAVGMLGIASMLIVSNKANNSSYAKLQAVQAVYDIFDRIRANSEAASNGSYNVSNIGSNGYPTSVTAPSVLCNASVCNPNQLAQYDTWYWLTRVVSQLPNGSGSITSALSGVAGNTVITVTVQWDDSKAQNELGASSASSGTANFVQFRVQSQI
- a CDS encoding GspH/FimT family pseudopilin → MNKVIKESQKFTLRNLANMLFCVDRTVLPTQSNIANIQTKSIIYNDLCKDSFDTEVPLNSNPLSIAGFTLVELLVTLSVFAIILTLIVPSLRTMILNNRLTSNIDSLVSSLNYARGVALDRAVNVAVCPLGSPGSTACGANWSSGWIVVTQPVAGAPTLLKTHQTSVNDPVITSNVASVVFDPHGLSTTQSNFTMCDNRGNAFARSAMVLATGFVQSGSVPGQAVWNNGALNCP